A stretch of DNA from Asticcacaulis sp.:
GTGGTTGCGTGACGGTCTGGGCATTATCCGTTCCAGCGGCGAGATCGAGAGCCTGGCCGCTTCGGTGCCGGACAGCGGTGGAGTCGCTTTAGTGCCGGCGTTTGTCGGCCTTGGTGCGCCGCACTGGGATCCTTACGCGCGCGGCACGATCATCGGCCTGACTCGCGGTTCCACCAAGGCGCATATCGCCCGCGCGGCCCTGGAGGCCATCGCCTTCCAGTCTGCGGAAGTGCTGGAGGCCATGATATCGGATTCCGGCGTGGGCCTGACCGAACTGCGTGTCGATGGTGGGGCCAGCCATAACAATCTGCTGATGCAGTTCCAGGCCGATATACTGGGCGTGCCGGTCGTGCGACCGAAGATCACCGAAACCACCGCCCTGGGCGCTGCTTACCTGGCCGGTCTGGCGGTGGGTTACTGGCGTTCGACCGATGCGCTGCGCGCGCAATGGCTGGTCGATCGGGTGTTTGAGCCGGTTATGGGCACTGATGAGCGCCAGGCAAGGATGGTGCGGTGGCGCAAGGCGGTCGGCCGGAGCCTGGATTGGGAGGACAGGGCTTGAGTGATCCGCGTCCCGCCCTGCTGGTGAAGGCGATGGCCGATACCCTGTGGGACGTCATCGTCATCGGCGGCGGGGCCTCCGGCCTGGGCACGGCGGTGGAAGCGGCCTCGCGCGGTTACAAAACCCTGCTGCTGGAAGCGCATGACTACGCAAAGGGTACAAGCAGCCGTTCGACCAAGCTGGTACATGGCGGGGTGCGTTACCTGGCGCAGGGCCATATCCATCTGGTGAGGGAATCGCTGCATGAACGCGGCCTGCTCCGGCGCAATGCGCCGCATCTCGTGCATGACCTCGGCTTTCTGGTGGCGACCTATCAGCTTTGGCGGCTGCCCTTTTACGCCATCGGCCTCAAGCTTTATGACCTGCTGGCGGGGAAGCTGAATCTGCGCCCAAGCCGCTCTTTGGACCGCAAGGCAGCGCGGGCGCACATTCCGACCCTGAAATCCTCCGGTCTCAAGGGCGGCATTCTCTATTTCGACGGCCAGTTCGATGACGCCCGGCTGGCCATCACCTTGATGCGGACGCTTGAAGACCAGGGCGGCGTGGCGCTCAATGCCACGCCGGTCACGGGGCTGGCAAAATCAGGCGGCCGGGTGACAGGTGTACGCTTTGCCGACAGCGAAACAGGCGCCTCATATACGGCAAGGGCGCGCACCGTGATCAATGCCACCGGTGTGTTTGTTGATGCGGTCCGGCGGCTGGATGCGCCTGACGCAACACCTCTGCTGACGCCGAGCCAGGGCGTGCATATCGTGGTCGATCGCCGCTTTCTGCCGGGCAATACGGCGCTGATGGTGCCGCGCACTGCCGATGGCCGCGTGCTGTTCGCCGTGCCCTGGCACGACCGGACGCTGATCGGCACCACGGATACGCCGGTGGCGGAGATTAGCGAGGAGCCACGCGCGCTGGAGACTGAAATTGACTTCATCCTCAAAACAGCGGGCAACTATCTCGATCCGGCGCCCCGGCGAAGCGACATCCTCAGCGTATTTGCCGGTCTGCGCCCGCTGGTGAAAGCGGCTGCTGGCGACACGAAATCCCTGTCGCGCGAACATGATCTGGTCGTCTCGGATAGCGGACTGATCACCCTGACCGGCGGCAAATGGACCACCTATCGGCAGATGGGGGAGGATGCGGTGGATCTGGCGGCCGAAACTGGCGACCTGCCGCCCCGGCCAAGCGTCACCTCTGCCTTGCGCCTGCATGGCTGGGCCGAGAATAGCGGCCGCAATCACTGGCATGTCTATGGTCACGATGCGGCGGAAATCCACGCCCTTCCCGGCGCCGATATTCGCTTGAATCCGCATCTGCCCTATACGGAGGCCGAAGTGCGCTGGGCCGCGCGCTTCGAACAGGCGCGCAGCGTGGAAGACGTGCTGGCCCGTCGGCTGCGGGCGCTTTTCCTCGATGCGGCGGAGAGCCTAGCCATGGCGCCGCGCGTAGCGGAAATCCTGGCGGAGGAACTTGGGCGTGATCAGAAATGGCAGGCGGCTCAGGTCGAGACCTACGCCGCCCTGGCTCTGGGATATATGGCTTAAGCTGCCAGCATATTGCCGATACCGATGATCACGGTCGAGATGATCAGGGTGCCGATGCCGAGCCACACCAGGAACTGCGTCCGGCTGGCCGTGCCCTTCCATTCCTTCAGGGCAAAGCCCCACAGGGTGGAGAACAGGATGATCGAGGCCATGTGCAGGGTCCACGATGAGAAGCCGAACTTGCCCATCTGGCTTTCGCCCATGGTGTAGAAGAAAAACTGGAAGTACCAGAGGGTGCCGCCTAAGCCCGCCAGCGCGTAATTGGCCAGCAGAGGCGCCCGGCCCCGGCCGGCGTGCGCCGGAGCCAGCTTACCGGCCCACTCACCGGCGGATTTGTTTTTCAGGATCAGGTAGAGGCACCACACGAAATTGGTGGTGAAGCCGCCGGCCAGGACCACGCAAAGCACTGGCAGGCCGACCCACAACGGGCCCGTGCCGGCTGCCGCGGTGGCTTCGCGGATGGGATCACCCGCCGCCAGACCGAAGGAGAAGAAGGACGACATGACACCGGAGAAGACGGCGATCAGTATGCCCTTCTTCAGGTCGAATTCACCGCGATCCGGAACACTGGCATCACCGGACACGTTGGCAAGTTGCTTTTCCTTGGCGCCCCCGGCCAGGGCGACGATGATGATGCCGACGACAACCACGGCGATGCCGATAAAGGTATATTCACTGCCGTGCTTGGCAATCACTTCGCCGAACGTGCCTTGGAATATAGGCGGGCCAAGCGTGCCAATCACCGTGGTCAGGCCCAGCGCTACGGCCATGCCGAGCGACAGGCCGAGATAACGCATGGTCAGCCCGAAGGTCAGGCCGCCAAAGCCCCAGCCGGCGCCGCACAGATAGCAGACCAGCAGGGTATGCACGGGCGTATTCGCCAGGACGTTGATCAGGTCCTTGCTGCCGATAAAGGCGCCGATCCAGGGCGCCAGCACCCACGAAAAGATGCCGCCGGTCAGCCAGAAGATTTCCCAGGACCATAGCTTGATACGTTTATAGGGGACATAGAAGCTGGCGGAGGACAGGCCGCCCAGCCAGTGAAAGAAGACACCTAATAGCGGATTGGGGTTCATGCGCGTTTCCTGTTTTGTTTTTTATAGTCTGTAAATACGCTCGGCTGTGCCGGCGAACAGGGCGTCCCGTTCATCGGTGCTGAAGTCTTTGGTTATGTCATCATAGGCGTCCAGCGCCTTGCCGTAGCTGTTGAATAATTTATCGGTCGGGAAGTCACTGGCGAAGGCTACGCGATCAGTGCCAAAGCGTTCGATCGTTTCCAGAACAAGCACACGCATGGTCTCAACCGTCCAGTTGCGATCGATGAAGCCGAAGCCTGAAACTTTCACAGCAACGTGTGGGAGGCTGGCCAGAAGTTTCATACCGTCTTTCCACTGGGCAATGCCAGCCGGGTCGGTATCCACCGGCATCCCCATATGGTTGAGGATGACCTGGGTTTCCGGATTGACGCGCGCAATCAGATAGGCCTGGGTCATTTGGTTCGGATAGATCTGCAGATCGAACGACAGGCCGTATTTGGCCAACTTAGCATACCCCTCAACAAACTGATCATCGATCAGCAAGTTGGCCGGCGTATAGGTTTTTGACGGATTTGGGTGCCAGTTTATGATATGGCGGATGCCGCGCACATTGCGGTGTTCGGCGTGGGCCGCCAGAAGGGACTCGACATCGGGATCGTTAAGTGGGGCGAAGGCGACGATGGCGTCGGGATGGGTGGTCTCATTCGCCAGGGATTGCAGCCATTTCGTTTCGGCCAGCGCGTCATCCGGATGGGCGCCAGCATCGATATGGACCAGCTTTTCTACCGGATAGCCGCTGGCATCGCGGAAATAATCGGCCAGTGTATAGTCGGCGGCAATAGGCTCGACGCTGCCATTGGGGCCATCATCGGCAAAGGGCGGTGTAAGCCATGGATACCGCAGCCGGTCGAGTTGCCAGAGGTGGACATGGGCGTCCACAAATCGCTTTATGGCCATGTCCTCTCTCCTTTAATAGGTCGTCCGTCCGCCCGACGTATCGAAGACAGAAGCGGTGGTGAACGAGCATTCTTCCGAGGCCATGAAGCAGACCGTAGCGGCTGATTCGTCGACGATTCCTAAGCGCCCCATCGGGATTTTCGAGCGCATATAGTCGACCTGGCTTCGCGGTAATTGTTCGAGGATCGGCGATTCAAACGTAGCTGGCGTCAGAGCGTTGACGATGACGCCTTTCGTGGCCAGTTCCTTGCCTAAGGATTTGGTCAGGCCAATCACGCCGGCCTTGGAGGCGGAGTAGGCCGAGGCATTCGGGTTGCCCTCCTTGCCGGCGACGCTCGCCACATTGACGATGCGGCCATAGCCGCCTTCCAGCATGAAGGGGATAACCTCGCGGCAGCAGTAGAACAGGCCGTTGAGGTTGATATCCATGACCTTCAGCCAGCTTTCGACAGGGAACTCCCAGACCGGCACGGTGGCGCCGGTGATGCCAGCCGAATTGATCAGAATATCGATCTTGCCCAGAAGCTCCCTTGAGGCTTTTGCGGCGGCTGAAACGGCGGTGAGGTCGGAGACATCGAGCGCCACAACACCGGCCGCGCCGGTTTCGGCCTTTGCCGCATCCAGCGCCTCGGCATTGAGATCCCACAGGACGACCTGGCCGCCTTCAGCGACGATACGCGCGGCGGCGGCCTTACCGAGGCCCGAAGCGGCCCCGGTGACGATGGCCGTGCGGCCCTTAAAGCGGTTAGTATAGATCACTCGATAATCTCCAGACCTTCGAGGCTGAAGGGAATAACGGTCTGGCGTTGTTCGCCCAGTTTGGAGACACCGAGGTGCATCGTGTCGCCGGCATTGAGGTAGATCGGATCGGGCTTCTTGCCTTCACCGACGCCGGGCGGCGTGCCGGTAATGACCATATCGCCCGGCTGGAGGGTCACGAAGCGGCTGATATAGGCGAGCGCCTCGGCGACCGGG
This window harbors:
- a CDS encoding glycerol kinase: MRLDAYFSGTKIKWLLDHVPEAQGRAERGELAFGTIDSWLVWNLTGGALHITDASNASRTLLFNIHTGDWDDDLLAVLDIPRALLPQVRGNSEVYGETAPGLFGARIPIAGMAGDQQAATFGQVCLERGMAKNTYGTGCFMLMNTGAEAMQSRYKLLTTLAWKLDDKRTYALEGSVFVAGALVQWLRDGLGIIRSSGEIESLAASVPDSGGVALVPAFVGLGAPHWDPYARGTIIGLTRGSTKAHIARAALEAIAFQSAEVLEAMISDSGVGLTELRVDGGASHNNLLMQFQADILGVPVVRPKITETTALGAAYLAGLAVGYWRSTDALRAQWLVDRVFEPVMGTDERQARMVRWRKAVGRSLDWEDRA
- a CDS encoding glycerol-3-phosphate dehydrogenase/oxidase, whose protein sequence is MSDPRPALLVKAMADTLWDVIVIGGGASGLGTAVEAASRGYKTLLLEAHDYAKGTSSRSTKLVHGGVRYLAQGHIHLVRESLHERGLLRRNAPHLVHDLGFLVATYQLWRLPFYAIGLKLYDLLAGKLNLRPSRSLDRKAARAHIPTLKSSGLKGGILYFDGQFDDARLAITLMRTLEDQGGVALNATPVTGLAKSGGRVTGVRFADSETGASYTARARTVINATGVFVDAVRRLDAPDATPLLTPSQGVHIVVDRRFLPGNTALMVPRTADGRVLFAVPWHDRTLIGTTDTPVAEISEEPRALETEIDFILKTAGNYLDPAPRRSDILSVFAGLRPLVKAAAGDTKSLSREHDLVVSDSGLITLTGGKWTTYRQMGEDAVDLAAETGDLPPRPSVTSALRLHGWAENSGRNHWHVYGHDAAEIHALPGADIRLNPHLPYTEAEVRWAARFEQARSVEDVLARRLRALFLDAAESLAMAPRVAEILAEELGRDQKWQAAQVETYAALALGYMA
- the rhaT gene encoding L-rhamnose/proton symporter RhaT — protein: MNPNPLLGVFFHWLGGLSSASFYVPYKRIKLWSWEIFWLTGGIFSWVLAPWIGAFIGSKDLINVLANTPVHTLLVCYLCGAGWGFGGLTFGLTMRYLGLSLGMAVALGLTTVIGTLGPPIFQGTFGEVIAKHGSEYTFIGIAVVVVGIIIVALAGGAKEKQLANVSGDASVPDRGEFDLKKGILIAVFSGVMSSFFSFGLAAGDPIREATAAAGTGPLWVGLPVLCVVLAGGFTTNFVWCLYLILKNKSAGEWAGKLAPAHAGRGRAPLLANYALAGLGGTLWYFQFFFYTMGESQMGKFGFSSWTLHMASIILFSTLWGFALKEWKGTASRTQFLVWLGIGTLIISTVIIGIGNMLAA
- a CDS encoding amidohydrolase family protein → MAIKRFVDAHVHLWQLDRLRYPWLTPPFADDGPNGSVEPIAADYTLADYFRDASGYPVEKLVHIDAGAHPDDALAETKWLQSLANETTHPDAIVAFAPLNDPDVESLLAAHAEHRNVRGIRHIINWHPNPSKTYTPANLLIDDQFVEGYAKLAKYGLSFDLQIYPNQMTQAYLIARVNPETQVILNHMGMPVDTDPAGIAQWKDGMKLLASLPHVAVKVSGFGFIDRNWTVETMRVLVLETIERFGTDRVAFASDFPTDKLFNSYGKALDAYDDITKDFSTDERDALFAGTAERIYRL
- a CDS encoding SDR family oxidoreductase; the encoded protein is MIYTNRFKGRTAIVTGAASGLGKAAAARIVAEGGQVVLWDLNAEALDAAKAETGAAGVVALDVSDLTAVSAAAKASRELLGKIDILINSAGITGATVPVWEFPVESWLKVMDINLNGLFYCCREVIPFMLEGGYGRIVNVASVAGKEGNPNASAYSASKAGVIGLTKSLGKELATKGVIVNALTPATFESPILEQLPRSQVDYMRSKIPMGRLGIVDESAATVCFMASEECSFTTASVFDTSGGRTTY